The proteins below are encoded in one region of Cololabis saira isolate AMF1-May2022 chromosome 13, fColSai1.1, whole genome shotgun sequence:
- the dot1l gene encoding histone-lysine N-methyltransferase, H3 lysine-79 specific isoform X3 yields MGEKLELKLKSPVGAEPAGYPWPLPVYDKHHDAAHEIIETIRWVCEEIPDLKLAMENYVLIDYDTKSFESMQRLCDKYNRAIDSIHQLWKGTTQPMKLNKRPSNGLLRHILQQVYNHSVTDPEKLNNYEPFSPEVYGETSFDLVAQIIDEMEMMEDDTFVDLGSGVGQVVLQVAAATNCKHYYGVEKADIPATYAESMDKEFKKWMKWYGKKHGEYTLERGDFLSEEWKERIANTSIIFVNNFAFGPEVDHQLKERFANMKEGGKIVSSKPFAPLNFRINSRNLSDIGTIMRVVELSPLRGSVSWTGKPVSYYLHTIDRTILENYFASLKNPKLREEQEAARRRGQKETKDSKSNSTTPTKPKEQNKQDSCGEEEHPSLVTVVKPSAKPRRTRLLSKSRKINNKKRGRPKKAVPAAEKNKKNQSALDLLHAKTLSAAPPQDAYRPPQSSFYQLPPKVQHYTPGQLLLSPTPPGLQQLLDNIKVQYLQFMAYMKTPQYRTNIQQLLEQEKQKHRDLSGQAEQLHSLCQSHKDKIKGLFQTKLDELGVKALTVEDLLQAQKEISAHNRQLKEQTKQLERDMALLRDHSLLLLKSRCEELKLDWGSLCLESLLKEKQALRRQISEKQKHCLELQISIVELEKSQRQQELLQLKSYSPCEGSPYRRSLDSRTSTDMDTFKLGLSSAPALNGVSSELSVNGTNSPCFDSANTKGELSRYLPISPDHEIVVGTPDSRQRQQSSSHPLPDYTRFSPAKIALRRHLNQDPTASAHLRGPGLTTHREVGGVNSPLGAKQNCSSPNTSDAQINPKSSDRVAKERSPSVQGDNITSLPISIPLSTVHPNKLPVSIPLASVVLPSRAERLRNTPSPVSQGGQSNGCSSGSGLMNGCLHPEEYNGALSPSPNSNTPLTGALGRGGPTQSPPTSTGGVLQYADGPPRILSEDGPDRQEEETDTEPQDSELRRRMFFSSSSSSSSSSSSACGGGLAGGSRLHHHTGSSAKQGYHSNHGNHGNHHQSPGTHHTHTPTHTSSSHSSHSFNCQEARKRGRRKRSSAGSVMASGSPKRRSFPGLSSGNHSSGSPLNINSMVNNINQPLEISAISSPEQSSRSPNGPDLDQPPILKRECPLELNGSGRYSTAPSSDDEDSGCPADSSSSRIERKIATISLENRDGPGRVGDGERGRKSGSSSGNSTGSEGSSSSSLSSTSKWKSTFSPISDPKQPNSDHRQGGSPFGMGGSSRGTDSDSDHKQQGRKGSDGESSGYVTPNPFLSQEAGTRGGVSGAGGVPGGSGSDQRQALQKQKSSRDWELKTSSSMASQNLFISAAASSGGGILSGKVGGNPVAVSSATGSSVGQYRGSQFTLGGTSVLQSLFGAQTGVSTVSGTSRLVNGHSALGSFSSAGLAGGAAGGIFHHMVPSVSSHQFGAALPTSGGLSSLLGLSSSSSASSHTQHSTAPQPASTRLTSVSSPLPLSQTQHSRTQSVLHSASPPTLSLPPPPPLHTVPPSSATTHSEAPGSSRSDSLHSLRLSQSSLHHHQRAQSSLSLSISTCSSSASTAAAASASLSSSSLSASSSSRPFAVHYSPRLSPPPPASSSGGGGSMWRTQGMHGSHASSQLPGSRPR; encoded by the exons GATAAACACCATGATGCTGCTCATGAAATCATCGAGACCATTCG GTGGGTGTGTGAGGAAATCCCAGACCTCAAACTGGCAATGGAAAATTACGTACTCATTGACTATGACACCAAGAG CTTTGAGAGCATGCAGAGACTTTGTGACAAGTACAACAGGGCTATTGACAGCATCCACCAGCTG TGGAAGGGGACCACCCAGCCCATGAAGCTTAACAAGCGTCCTTCCAACGGGCTTCTGAGACATATCCTACAGCAAGTGTACAACCACTCGGTGACTGATCCAGAGAAGCTGAATAACTATGAACCCTTCTCCCCTGAGGTTTATGGAGAGACTTCTTTTGACCTGGTTGCTCAGATCATTGACGAGATGGAAATGATGGAAGATGACACTTTCGTTGACCTTGGCAGTG GAGTGGGGCAGGTGGTGCTACAGGTTGCAGCAGCAACCAACTGTAAACACTACTATGGTGTAGAGAAAGCAGACATTCCAGCTACCTATGCAGAG agTATGGACAAAGAGTTTAAAAAATGGATGAAATGGTATGGCAAGAAACATGGGGAATACACA CTGGAGAGAGGGGATTTTCTGTCGGAAGAATGGAAAGAAAGGATCGCCAATACGAG TATTATTTTTGTGAATAACTTTGCCTTTGGTCCAGAAGTAGATCATCAGTTGAAGGAACGCTTCGCTAACATGAAGGAAG gggGGAAAATTGTATCCTCAAAACCTTTTGCACCTTTAAATTTTCGAATCAACAGTCGAAACTTGAGCG ATATTGGCACAATAATGCGTGTGGTGGAGCTTTCACCACTGAGGGGCTCCGTATCATGGACTGGGAAGCCGGTGTCCTACTACCTGCATACCATAGACCGCACCATA CTTGAAAACTATTTTGCTAGTCTTAAAAATCCTAAACTCAGG GAGGAACAAGAGGCAGCTAGGCGACGAGGCCAGAAGGAAACAAAGGACAGTAAAAGCAACAGCACGACCCCAACTAAACCTAAGGAACAGAACAAG CAGGATTCCTGTGGTGAGGAGGAGCATCCTAGCTTGGTGACAGTGGTCAAGCCGTCAGCCAAACCCAGAAGAACCCGTCTTTTGTCCAAAAGTCGCAAGATTAACAATAAGAAACGAGGTCGACCCAAGAAAGCTGTCCCTGCTGCTGAGAAGAACAAGAAGAATCAGAGTGCATTGGATCTGCTGCATGCCAAGACCCTTTCTGCGGCACCACCTCAGG aTGCATACCGGCCACCTCAGAGTTCCTTCTACCAGCTACCTCCCAAGGTCCAGCACTATACGCCTGGTCAACTGCTGCTGAGCCCAACTCCTCCTGGTCTGCAACAACTGCTAG ATAACATCAAAGTCCAATACCTCCAGTTCATGGCCTACATGAAGACTCCTCAGTAtcgcaccaacatccagcaacTTTTAGAGCAGGAGAAG CAAAAACACAGAGACTTATCAGGACAGGCTGAGCAGCTCCATTCGCTCTGTCAGTCTCATAAGGACAAGATCAAAGGTCTCTTTCAGACTAAACTGGATGAG CTTGGAGTAAAAGCTCTGACGGTAGAAGACCTTCTTCAGGCACAGAAAGAGATATCAGCCCACAATCGTCAGCTGAAGGAGCAGACTAAGCAGCTTGAGAGAGACATGGCCTTGCTGAGAGATCATAGTCTGCTACTG CTGAAGTCCAGATGTGAAGAGCTGAAGCTAGATTGGGGCTCTCTGTGTCTGGAGAGTTTGTTGAAGGAGAAGCAGGCACTGCGCAGGCAGATCTCTGAGAAACAGAAGCACTGCTTAGAGTTGCAG ATCAGCATTGTGGAGCTGGAGAAAAGTCAAAGGCAACAGGAGCTGCTTCAGCTCAAGTCCTACAGCCCCTGTGAGGGCTCTCCGTACAGAAGGAGTCTGGACTCACGCACTTCCACAGACATGGACACCTTTAAGCTCGGCCTGTCCTCCGCCCCAGCTCTCAATGGTGTTAGTTCCGAGCTTTCAGTCAATGGCACCAACTCTCCTTGTTTTGATTCAGCTAATACAAAAGGTGAGCTTTCTCGCTACCTGCCCATCTCTCCAGATCATGAGATTGTGGTTGGCACTCCTGATTCTCGTCAGAGACAGCAAAGCTCCTCACACCCTCTTCCTGACTACACACGTTTCTCCCCTGCCAAAATTGCCTTGAGAAGGCACCTCAACCAAGATCCCACCGCCTCTGCTCACTTGAGAGGTCCGGGGCTGACCACACACAG GGAAGTGGGGGGTGTTAACTCTCCACTTGGGGCCAAGCAAAACTGTTCCTCTCCCAATACATCTGATGCTCAGATCAATCCCAAAAGCTCGGATAGG GTTGCTAAGGAGAGGAGTCCATCTGTTCAGGGTGACAACATCACAAGCCTTCCAATCAGCATCCCTCTGAGCACTGTCCACCCAAACAAGTTACCAGTAAGCATCCCACTGGCCAGTGTTGTGCTTCCCAGCCGTGCTGAGAGACTG AGAAACACTCCAAGTCCTGTATCTCAGGGAGGGCAGAGCAATG GATGTTCATCTGGCTCAGGGCTAATGAATGGATGTCTCCACCCAGAGGAGTACAATGGTGCTTTATCCCCTTCTCCAAACAGCAACACTCCTTTGACAGGAGCGTTGGGTCGAGGAGGTCCTACCCAGAGCCCCCCGACCAGCACAGGAGGGGTGCTCCAGTATGCTGACGGGCCTCCAAGAATTCTTTCAGAAGATGGACCAGACCGTCAAGAAGAGGAAACGGACACAGAGCCACAGGACAGTGAACTGAGGCGGAGAAtgttcttctcttcttcctcgtcatcctcgtcttcctcttcttccgcCTGCGGAGGCGGCCTGGCCGGTGGATCacgccttcatcatcacactgGCAGCTCAGCCAAGCAGGGATACCACAGTAACCACGGAAACCATGGAAACCATCACCAGTCCCCCGGCacgcaccacacacacacacctacacacacgtCGTCATCGCACTCATCCCACAGCTTCAACTGTCAAGAGGCGCGGAAGCGGGGGAGAAGGAAACGCAGCTCTGCAGGCTCCGTCATGGCCAGCGGATCCCCGAAAAGGAGATCCTTCCCTGGGCTCAGCTCCGGCAACCACTCCTCAGGATCACCACTAAACATTAACTCCATG GTAAACAACATCAATCAGCCTCTGGAGATCTCTGCCATCTCTTCCCCAGAACAATCGAGTCGTAGCCCCAACGGTCCTGACCTGGACCAGCCCCCCATCTTGAAGAGGGAATGCCCTCTTGAGCTCAACGGCTCTGGTCGATATTCAACAGCTCCCAGCTCCGATGATGAGGACTCAGGGTGTCCGGCTGACAGCTCTAGTTCTCG aattgaaagaaaaatagcaactATATCTTTAGAGAACAGAGATGGGCCGGGCAGAGTAGGTGACGGTGAACGAg GTAGAAAatctggaagcagcagtggcAACAGCACGGGCAGTGAAGGCTCCTCGTCATCATCCCTGTCCTCTACAAGCAAGTGGAAATCTACCTTTTCACCGATTTCTGATCCCAAACAACCCAACTCAGACCATAGACAGGGGGGCTCCCCGTTTGGCATGGGGGGGTCGAGTCGGGGCACAGACTCAGATTCAGACCACAAACAGCAGGGAAGGAAAGGGAGTGATGGGGAGTCATCCGGCTACGTGACCCCCAACCCTTTCCTCAGTCAAGAGGCAGGGACGCGTGGTGGAGTCAGTGGGGCCGGCGGCGTCCCGGGGGGGAGCGGTTCAGACCAACGTCAAGCCCTCCAGAAGCAGAAGAGTTCTCGGGACTGGGAGCTGAAGACCAGCAGTAGCATGGCCAGTCAGAAtctcttcatttctgctgccGCCAGCAGCGGAGGGGGCATTCTCAGTGGGAAGGTGGGAGGCAATCCTGTAGCAGTTTCCTCAGCCACCGGGTCATCTGTGGGACAGTACCGGGGGTCTCAGTTCACCCTAGGAGGAACTTCAGTCTTACAATCCTTGTTCGGAGCACAGACCGGTGTCTCCACTGTTAGTGGGACCTCCAGACTTGTCAATGGACATTCTGCCCTGGGAAGCTTCTCCAGTGCTGGGCTGGCAGGGGGAGCAGCGGGAG GTATATTTCACCACATGGTTCCATCAGTGTCCTCCCATCAGTTTGGGGCAGCGCTGCCCACCTCAGGAGGCCTCAGCTCTCTGCTCGGTCTCTCCTCGTCTTCCTCTGCTTCCTCCCACACCCAGCACAGCACCGCTCCTCAGCCGGCCTCCACGCGCCTCACCTCCGTGTCATCACCGCTCCCCCTGTCCCAGACCCAACACAGCCGCACCCAGTCAGTCCTCCACAGCGCCTCTCCTCCCACGCTCTCCCTGCCCCCTCCGCCCCCCCTGCACACCGTCCCTCCCTCCTCAGCGACCACACACTCCGAGGCCCCGGGATCCTCCCGATCAGACTCGCTCCACTCTTTACGCCTGTCCCAATCCTCTctccaccaccaccagagagcACAATCATCTCTCTcactctccatctccacctgttCATCCTCAGCttctaccgctgctgctgcttccgcgTCCCTCTCCTCTTCGTCTCTGTCAGCCTCGTCCTCGTCTCGTCCATTCGCAGTGCACTACTCCCCCCGGCTGAGCCCCCCGCCACCTGCCAGCAGTTCAGGTGGCGGCGGGAGCATGTGGAGGACTCAGGGCATGCATGGTTCCCACGCCAGCTCCCAGCTCCCCGGCTCCCGACCTAGATAG
- the dot1l gene encoding histone-lysine N-methyltransferase, H3 lysine-79 specific isoform X4, which translates to MGEKLELKLKSPVGAEPAGYPWPLPVYDKHHDAAHEIIETIRWVCEEIPDLKLAMENYVLIDYDTKSFESMQRLCDKYNRAIDSIHQLWKGTTQPMKLNKRPSNGLLRHILQQVYNHSVTDPEKLNNYEPFSPEVYGETSFDLVAQIIDEMEMMEDDTFVDLGSGVGQVVLQVAAATNCKHYYGVEKADIPATYAESMDKEFKKWMKWYGKKHGEYTLERGDFLSEEWKERIANTSIIFVNNFAFGPEVDHQLKERFANMKEGGKIVSSKPFAPLNFRINSRNLSDIGTIMRVVELSPLRGSVSWTGKPVSYYLHTIDRTILENYFASLKNPKLREEQEAARRRGQKETKDSKSNSTTPTKPKEQNKQDSCGEEEHPSLVTVVKPSAKPRRTRLLSKSRKINNKKRGRPKKAVPAAEKNKKNQSALDLLHAKTLSAAPPQDAYRPPQSSFYQLPPKVQHYTPGQLLLSPTPPGLQQLLDNIKVQYLQFMAYMKTPQYRTNIQQLLEQEKQKHRDLSGQAEQLHSLCQSHKDKIKGLFQTKLDELGVKALTVEDLLQAQKEISAHNRQLKEQTKQLERDMALLRDHSLLLLKSRCEELKLDWGSLCLESLLKEKQALRRQISEKQKHCLELQISIVELEKSQRQQELLQLKSYSPCEGSPYRRSLDSRTSTDMDTFKLGLSSAPALNGVSSELSVNGTNSPCFDSANTKGELSRYLPISPDHEIVVGTPDSRQRQQSSSHPLPDYTRFSPAKIALRRHLNQDPTASAHLRGPGLTTHREVGGVNSPLGAKQNCSSPNTSDAQINPKSSDRVAKERSPSVQGDNITSLPISIPLSTVHPNKLPVSIPLASVVLPSRAERLRNTPSPVSQGGQSNGCSSGSGLMNGCLHPEEYNGALSPSPNSNTPLTGALGRGGPTQSPPTSTGGVLQYADGPPRILSEDGPDRQEEETDTEPQDSELRRRMFFSSSSSSSSSSSSACGGGLAGGSRLHHHTGSSAKQGYHSNHGNHGNHHQSPGTHHTHTPTHTSSSHSSHSFNCQEARKRGRRKRSSAGSVMASGSPKRRSFPGLSSGNHSSGSPLNINSMVNNINQPLEISAISSPEQSSRSPNGPDLDQPPILKRECPLELNGSGRYSTAPSSDDEDSGCPADSSSSRIERKIATISLENRDGPGRVGDGERGRKSGSSSGNSTGSEGSSSSSLSSTSKWKSTFSPISDPKQPNSDHRQGGSPFGMGGSSRGTDSDSDHKQQGRKGSDGESSGYVTPNPFLSQEAGTRGGVSGAGGVPGGSGSDQRQALQKQKSSRDWELKTSSSMASQNLFISAAASSGGGILSGKVGGNPVAVSSATGSSVGQYRGSQFTLGGTSVLQSLFGAQTGVSTVSGTSRLVNGHSALGSFSSAGLAGGAAGGN; encoded by the exons GATAAACACCATGATGCTGCTCATGAAATCATCGAGACCATTCG GTGGGTGTGTGAGGAAATCCCAGACCTCAAACTGGCAATGGAAAATTACGTACTCATTGACTATGACACCAAGAG CTTTGAGAGCATGCAGAGACTTTGTGACAAGTACAACAGGGCTATTGACAGCATCCACCAGCTG TGGAAGGGGACCACCCAGCCCATGAAGCTTAACAAGCGTCCTTCCAACGGGCTTCTGAGACATATCCTACAGCAAGTGTACAACCACTCGGTGACTGATCCAGAGAAGCTGAATAACTATGAACCCTTCTCCCCTGAGGTTTATGGAGAGACTTCTTTTGACCTGGTTGCTCAGATCATTGACGAGATGGAAATGATGGAAGATGACACTTTCGTTGACCTTGGCAGTG GAGTGGGGCAGGTGGTGCTACAGGTTGCAGCAGCAACCAACTGTAAACACTACTATGGTGTAGAGAAAGCAGACATTCCAGCTACCTATGCAGAG agTATGGACAAAGAGTTTAAAAAATGGATGAAATGGTATGGCAAGAAACATGGGGAATACACA CTGGAGAGAGGGGATTTTCTGTCGGAAGAATGGAAAGAAAGGATCGCCAATACGAG TATTATTTTTGTGAATAACTTTGCCTTTGGTCCAGAAGTAGATCATCAGTTGAAGGAACGCTTCGCTAACATGAAGGAAG gggGGAAAATTGTATCCTCAAAACCTTTTGCACCTTTAAATTTTCGAATCAACAGTCGAAACTTGAGCG ATATTGGCACAATAATGCGTGTGGTGGAGCTTTCACCACTGAGGGGCTCCGTATCATGGACTGGGAAGCCGGTGTCCTACTACCTGCATACCATAGACCGCACCATA CTTGAAAACTATTTTGCTAGTCTTAAAAATCCTAAACTCAGG GAGGAACAAGAGGCAGCTAGGCGACGAGGCCAGAAGGAAACAAAGGACAGTAAAAGCAACAGCACGACCCCAACTAAACCTAAGGAACAGAACAAG CAGGATTCCTGTGGTGAGGAGGAGCATCCTAGCTTGGTGACAGTGGTCAAGCCGTCAGCCAAACCCAGAAGAACCCGTCTTTTGTCCAAAAGTCGCAAGATTAACAATAAGAAACGAGGTCGACCCAAGAAAGCTGTCCCTGCTGCTGAGAAGAACAAGAAGAATCAGAGTGCATTGGATCTGCTGCATGCCAAGACCCTTTCTGCGGCACCACCTCAGG aTGCATACCGGCCACCTCAGAGTTCCTTCTACCAGCTACCTCCCAAGGTCCAGCACTATACGCCTGGTCAACTGCTGCTGAGCCCAACTCCTCCTGGTCTGCAACAACTGCTAG ATAACATCAAAGTCCAATACCTCCAGTTCATGGCCTACATGAAGACTCCTCAGTAtcgcaccaacatccagcaacTTTTAGAGCAGGAGAAG CAAAAACACAGAGACTTATCAGGACAGGCTGAGCAGCTCCATTCGCTCTGTCAGTCTCATAAGGACAAGATCAAAGGTCTCTTTCAGACTAAACTGGATGAG CTTGGAGTAAAAGCTCTGACGGTAGAAGACCTTCTTCAGGCACAGAAAGAGATATCAGCCCACAATCGTCAGCTGAAGGAGCAGACTAAGCAGCTTGAGAGAGACATGGCCTTGCTGAGAGATCATAGTCTGCTACTG CTGAAGTCCAGATGTGAAGAGCTGAAGCTAGATTGGGGCTCTCTGTGTCTGGAGAGTTTGTTGAAGGAGAAGCAGGCACTGCGCAGGCAGATCTCTGAGAAACAGAAGCACTGCTTAGAGTTGCAG ATCAGCATTGTGGAGCTGGAGAAAAGTCAAAGGCAACAGGAGCTGCTTCAGCTCAAGTCCTACAGCCCCTGTGAGGGCTCTCCGTACAGAAGGAGTCTGGACTCACGCACTTCCACAGACATGGACACCTTTAAGCTCGGCCTGTCCTCCGCCCCAGCTCTCAATGGTGTTAGTTCCGAGCTTTCAGTCAATGGCACCAACTCTCCTTGTTTTGATTCAGCTAATACAAAAGGTGAGCTTTCTCGCTACCTGCCCATCTCTCCAGATCATGAGATTGTGGTTGGCACTCCTGATTCTCGTCAGAGACAGCAAAGCTCCTCACACCCTCTTCCTGACTACACACGTTTCTCCCCTGCCAAAATTGCCTTGAGAAGGCACCTCAACCAAGATCCCACCGCCTCTGCTCACTTGAGAGGTCCGGGGCTGACCACACACAG GGAAGTGGGGGGTGTTAACTCTCCACTTGGGGCCAAGCAAAACTGTTCCTCTCCCAATACATCTGATGCTCAGATCAATCCCAAAAGCTCGGATAGG GTTGCTAAGGAGAGGAGTCCATCTGTTCAGGGTGACAACATCACAAGCCTTCCAATCAGCATCCCTCTGAGCACTGTCCACCCAAACAAGTTACCAGTAAGCATCCCACTGGCCAGTGTTGTGCTTCCCAGCCGTGCTGAGAGACTG AGAAACACTCCAAGTCCTGTATCTCAGGGAGGGCAGAGCAATG GATGTTCATCTGGCTCAGGGCTAATGAATGGATGTCTCCACCCAGAGGAGTACAATGGTGCTTTATCCCCTTCTCCAAACAGCAACACTCCTTTGACAGGAGCGTTGGGTCGAGGAGGTCCTACCCAGAGCCCCCCGACCAGCACAGGAGGGGTGCTCCAGTATGCTGACGGGCCTCCAAGAATTCTTTCAGAAGATGGACCAGACCGTCAAGAAGAGGAAACGGACACAGAGCCACAGGACAGTGAACTGAGGCGGAGAAtgttcttctcttcttcctcgtcatcctcgtcttcctcttcttccgcCTGCGGAGGCGGCCTGGCCGGTGGATCacgccttcatcatcacactgGCAGCTCAGCCAAGCAGGGATACCACAGTAACCACGGAAACCATGGAAACCATCACCAGTCCCCCGGCacgcaccacacacacacacctacacacacgtCGTCATCGCACTCATCCCACAGCTTCAACTGTCAAGAGGCGCGGAAGCGGGGGAGAAGGAAACGCAGCTCTGCAGGCTCCGTCATGGCCAGCGGATCCCCGAAAAGGAGATCCTTCCCTGGGCTCAGCTCCGGCAACCACTCCTCAGGATCACCACTAAACATTAACTCCATG GTAAACAACATCAATCAGCCTCTGGAGATCTCTGCCATCTCTTCCCCAGAACAATCGAGTCGTAGCCCCAACGGTCCTGACCTGGACCAGCCCCCCATCTTGAAGAGGGAATGCCCTCTTGAGCTCAACGGCTCTGGTCGATATTCAACAGCTCCCAGCTCCGATGATGAGGACTCAGGGTGTCCGGCTGACAGCTCTAGTTCTCG aattgaaagaaaaatagcaactATATCTTTAGAGAACAGAGATGGGCCGGGCAGAGTAGGTGACGGTGAACGAg GTAGAAAatctggaagcagcagtggcAACAGCACGGGCAGTGAAGGCTCCTCGTCATCATCCCTGTCCTCTACAAGCAAGTGGAAATCTACCTTTTCACCGATTTCTGATCCCAAACAACCCAACTCAGACCATAGACAGGGGGGCTCCCCGTTTGGCATGGGGGGGTCGAGTCGGGGCACAGACTCAGATTCAGACCACAAACAGCAGGGAAGGAAAGGGAGTGATGGGGAGTCATCCGGCTACGTGACCCCCAACCCTTTCCTCAGTCAAGAGGCAGGGACGCGTGGTGGAGTCAGTGGGGCCGGCGGCGTCCCGGGGGGGAGCGGTTCAGACCAACGTCAAGCCCTCCAGAAGCAGAAGAGTTCTCGGGACTGGGAGCTGAAGACCAGCAGTAGCATGGCCAGTCAGAAtctcttcatttctgctgccGCCAGCAGCGGAGGGGGCATTCTCAGTGGGAAGGTGGGAGGCAATCCTGTAGCAGTTTCCTCAGCCACCGGGTCATCTGTGGGACAGTACCGGGGGTCTCAGTTCACCCTAGGAGGAACTTCAGTCTTACAATCCTTGTTCGGAGCACAGACCGGTGTCTCCACTGTTAGTGGGACCTCCAGACTTGTCAATGGACATTCTGCCCTGGGAAGCTTCTCCAGTGCTGGGCTGGCAGGGGGAGCAGCGGGAG GTAATTGA